The sequence ATCACGGCCAggtaaattttgtttttgagacATTAAAAAGGCAATccatcattgaaaaaaaaaatggatagcCTCTACACTGCATTTCATACTGTGTGTCACTGACACTGAGGTAGAGTTAATGAGAAGCCCGCTCAGCAGATTTATTgcacaaaacaggaagaggtTGTTGTTCGTCTGGTGCAAATTGACCTCATAGGTTTCCAAAATAGTGGATGGTGTAGCaaagaatgaaaggaaaaaagtctttttttctttgaccaaAGAGACAAACATCCCATTTGATTCTGTATTAACAGGATTTATGGGAAATctggtcttttattttattttgaaaatactaGAACGTATAATCTTGTTGAAGGCCACCAGCTGTCTCAACCGCAGCTGGATTAACTGTCAGTAAAAGATGTGATATTCACTTTGCACCATGCTGCCTGCAACACAAGGCAACAATTTATAAAATGGATATATTGTACTATGagataaaatgtaataattggAGTGTACAAAGGTTGGAGGTCTTACTCTTCTCGGCCGGTGAAACTGTACGATCGTATCCAGGGGTTGGGGATGGAGATCCGGGGAGCGATACTGAGGCCAGGCAGGTAGGCAGACAGGGAGCCCTCCAGCAGGTCAGGGCTCCCACACGCAGCATATTCTGTCTTACACACATATAGGCACTTGGCGAAGAAGCACgtgttgtttgctgtttgggAAGCAGAGCAAAATACAAAAGCAGTTTACATGCAATTACAAGCTTTTTGATCAGCTCTGCCTTGTCCTATAGCTGGATGCATCTCATCTAACTCCTGGTGCTTTACCTGGCGAGGTGAAGAAGACGGCTCGTAGGTCTTCATTGTGGGTGACTTGGAGGACTTCTCCCGTGACGTTTACCAGCCTGCCAGCCACCGGTGGGACCCTCCGGAAGTCCAGGATCCTAACAAAGACATTGATGAGATTCATAAGAAAACCGTTTTGGAAATCAGTTCCTTCTATTGCAAGTGTAAGGAAAAGTTTACAGTTCACACAGTTCATGCTTACAGTGTAACATGAAGCCTCTGTAGTCTTATCTCTGTCTCCTTACCTCATTTCACAGGAGCCCACAGTTCATATTTACTGATTCTTATCGATAAAATGCAGCCTATTGACAGTCGCTGCCAGCTGTGTTAATTTAGCTGTACACAATCAAAACCTTATACCTCCCCGAGGGCCATATTTCAGTCATGGCtcacaaacaataatcaaacaacaatcagtgtgtgtgaggctgaatTGCTGTTTCTCAAATATCCGGCATTCCCCAACTACTGATTGCGAGCGATAATGATAAGGGCTCCTAGCAGCCATGTCAGGCACTACAGAGAGAGATTACACCCTGCtacagattaaaaacacaccgccataaaacaaaaataggAGACAGCAGAGGACTGATCTGTCTGTCTTACTTGTGACAGAAACTGTTAATGATTCTCACATTTAAAAGACTAATAGATATTTAAATACTGTATGATAATAACCGTTTGAATGGAATTATAGTGAGTGGGTTACTGACGTGGCACTCCTGTTGTTTTTGGTCTTGAGTGGTGAAGTGCTGACTTATTATTGTGTGTGGCTTCTTAATGATACTGTCTGGGCTCAGATGACTGTATTTCTAAGTGAATCACCTCACCTCAGCTAATGTACTATTACACAAagatgtactgtgtgtgtgtgtttgtatgtgtgtgtgtgtgtgtgtgtgtgtgtgtgtgtgtgtgtgtgtgtgtgtgtgtgtgtgtgtgtgtgtgtatccttgtgtgtgtccacagacTGTGGTTTATACTGATCAGCTAGTTGGGAAATCCTGGGTTGGGCAAACATGTTGCAATCTTTGTGGAGGTTGGGGTGGTGTTTTTTGTTGGCaccagaaaaaatatatatgtatttattttttaagattgcatattgtttttgtttatcagtGGTATCATATTACAAGAAAACATGTTTAGAATTACAGTCTCATTTCATCATTGCCCCTCTAAGatataaaacatttgcatgtttttggtcattttaGTGATTTTACAGTCTACAGCCAAGTTCAGCAATTTGAGGCTGTACTTCGCTCATAGCAGTGCTTTGAggtaaatgctaacatcagcctgcaaacatgctcacagtggCATGCTGATGctaagcaggtataatgtttaccatgtcaACCAGCAGGATTCATCTCACGGGAACCATGaatctgtgcaaaatttcattGCAATGCATCTGACACTTGCTGAGATATTTCGCTCTGGACAACCCACCAACAGATCAACATCCATAGAGCCATGCAGCTCGTGTGGCTAAAGCAACTATGATTCAAGAGTTTGcttgttttaaatgtgcatCACAGATTGtccctttaaaataaaagactcAACGAAAAACATTTGCAGCTCTTCAGTATGCATCAGAACCATAACTGGGACCAATAAAATGACAGATGTGCAACCACAACTAAAATTATCCCCAAGCAACACTGCCGCATTAATTCACCAAGAGGacactaaaaacacacagagtgtgacagagacaatagtaaaacaggaaaagcaatTAAGTGATAATGAGGCTGCACCTGTCCAGGTGAAAGGCAGCGATCTCTGCATTGTGTCTCTGGAAGTCCACAAAGTAGAAGAAGTCCTCTGGAGTctcctcatccctctgctgcctgacacacacacacacacacacacacacacacacaagaagccaacacatacacagtgatCAAGCTGTCAGTTGTAATAGTCTGTGATATGTAATCAACACAACAAATACTGTAATTTTAACAGACACCAGATGATTTAGCCTGACACAGATTAACACAGGACCTGACATGACATAATGCACTGTAATATGCTGTTATGCAATCTAACATAACATTTTCATGGACTCTGTGTTTAAAATAGATTGTAGAACCATATATTCATTGTACTGGTGGGATTTGAAGCTTCAGTGTCATGCTTTACCTGTCGGGCACTGGCATAAACAGCTTATTGATGGTGTTTGATGAAGAACAGAGACTCACCTCATTGGTTTGTACATGGCCTTGGCAAAGTTACGCATTTTCAGAGCCAGTTTCAGGTGATGTCCACTGGGCTTCACCACTGTAATATGAGACAGGGAGGAGCATTAGATGGTGTTGTGTACACATTAGTGGAGATCCAGTAAATTTTTAACATTGTCCACTCCTTTTACGATTTCAAGAAACTGTCTaacatctgttttatttctgtgtttgaatgttGAAAGTTTGACAAACTTAGCAAAAGTAAACACTGAGCATCAGGTAACTGAGTCATTATTTGGTTTTCAGCTTAGAGCCCCAGAGACCAGTTCAAACTGTGGAATACTTTATAGATCTGCCTGCTCCCTGTGATAGTAATTGGGGGTTGGTCGCACAGCTTGTGCTCTGTTCTCTCGACAACCAgcgtttttctctctctctctctgtctggctgTATAATATGTCACAGCAGCAGGCCAGACTGACCACACACATGCCTCCTCCTGAGCTCTGTGAAACTCCAGGGTATTAATAGTTAACAATCATCCAGAGTTTACaatctctgctttttttctggaaatgaATCAAAGGGGGACCAAACTGCCTTTGCGGCCACTGAACACTGTCGCTCTTTGGTTACTGCAATAATGAGAGTCTCGTGAAGGTTAAATTTAAACAGGAGGGACAGATTGTTTTGTTGCGTTTCTTCTTGGCAGCGAATGATGTTTGTGTGGTCGGAGCCACTTCACTGTTCAGGGACGCCGGAGAGTCACAGACAGGACAAAAACACGCAAAATAACTGCACTGAACTAAAGTTCACATCCATATTGATGTGCGAGAGAAAAGTATATATTGTGGcagtaaaatacaaaatctaaaaacattatttcattGGAAATACTGATAAAATTGAGCTTGTTTTTCCAATCCAGATAATACTAATAACATATTTCCACATggaactgtaaacacacagacacatttacacaaGCATTTGTATCAGGTATATAAAAGGTGGCCACATCTCTGCTCCATCCATTTGTGCATCTAGTCATTATAGTTTTTGCTACAGTTAAAAGTCACTTTGTTAGTAACTTTCAATTATCCAGCCATACATTTTGCAGCTTTGGTTTGCATTCTGCTCAGAGGTTCAGTAGGAGATGACAGCGTAGGTGGTAGCTGGTGTGTAGGTTGAAGCCTGAAAACGCTGGCTTCTCTCCGAGCGTGCAGCCATCAAACATTTAATTAAGAGCTCTGCTTTTGAGCACAAATCAacggctgtttttttttttttttgccccagaGCAAATGTCttatacagaaaaacaaatctgaatttTGGTgccaaatggaaaacaaaatccTCTCTATCACAAAGgcagcagagtgtttgtgtctgacagTACCGCCAAGCACAGCAGGAAAGAgcgaagcaaaaaaaaaaaaaagagaaacaaaggggCCAGTCAGAAATCGAACGCTCATGCTGTTACACACTGCACGCAAAATACAGAGCTACACAACATGAGATATGAGATAAAGAACATCAAAACCCAAACTCCCTGAAAGTCAATAACACAATAGGAACATCTTGTGTAACAAGACTTTTATGTTCTGCACATACCTTGGGTACAATCACATGCTCCTTTCAGGGCCTTCTCATCTTGAGTGTAATCTGTAAGACACAAAGTTTGTTAGTTCGTAATTTAACACACAATAATCATATCAAAATTTCAGCATCAGTAATTCATCCCCACTCATTTGAATGAGCTCATATCCAGAATATTAGGACCTCGATCAGCCTGTGCTTTCCAGCATTGTGTCGACTGTATGGCACAAAACAGGGTGAGGGTGCTGCTCTTGTGCAAACAGACCCAAACCTGCAGACTTTTCTTATGCATTTTAGATGGTGAAAAgcttcaggaaaaaaatatagaatatctaTATGAATTGCGTTCTAAGTTTTTACCTTCTGTGTGGCTTTAATCCAAATTACATCAAGCACTCACAATTAATTTTTATAGACGTACAGATGTTGTAAATCCCATCCACCCATCCCTCACCTGCGCTGACGACCGCCATGCTCTCCATGTCCTTGAGCAGCTGTACAATAGCGGGGTCATCGCGGGAGTACAGAGCATAGCGGCTTATTCCCAGGTGGAACTTCAGCCAGCTGGCGTCGGGGTCGAAGGTCACTTCATGTTGGGTCACAGTGATGTTGGAGACAGCCGCTGCCTCGCTGTAGATTTTCATATGCCTGGGGAGAGAGACGTTGAGCAAAGGGTAGCTATaggaactgaaaacaaaagctaGACTATACAACATACAATATGCTCTTTACATCATTTTTAAAGTGCAAAATGCATGCAGTAGGTTTTTGTCGCAGCAGACCTTGAAAGAATGTTGTAAATGAAAAAGGATATGAGGAACTACATGGCGATACAGATGTTTATTGAATTTATTATACACACTCTGTTATATAACTTGTTTTATTTGACCATTTCCCCCTGTAGGCCaatttttcattcatgtatAGAATTTTATTTGCTACCTTATGggttctgtgttgtttttaaaagcagctgTGACAAAAAAGtctgccttcctctcctctttgctATACTTAAAGTTGGAGCAAGAATAATCTGAGAGCAAAACAAATAAGTCTGTGGCAAGAGGGGCA comes from Toxotes jaculatrix isolate fToxJac2 chromosome 21, fToxJac2.pri, whole genome shotgun sequence and encodes:
- the fam20a gene encoding pseudokinase FAM20A isoform X2 is translated as MKIYSEAAAVSNITVTQHEVTFDPDASWLKFHLGISRYALYSRDDPAIVQLLKDMESMAVVSADYTQDEKALKGACDCTQVVKPSGHHLKLALKMRNFAKAMYKPMRQQRDEETPEDFFYFVDFQRHNAEIAAFHLDRILDFRRVPPVAGRLVNVTGEVLQVTHNEDLRAVFFTSPANNTCFFAKCLYVCKTEYAACGSPDLLEGSLSAYLPGLSIAPRISIPNPWIRSYSFTGREEWEVNPFYCDTIKQLYPYNSGNRLLNIIDMSIFDFLMGNMDRHHYEIFTKFGDEGFLLHLDNARGFGKHSQDEMSILAPLSQCCMIKRSTLLRLQLLARPEYRLSDVMRESLEGDPLQPILTEPHLLALDRRLQKILRVVQRCIRRLGEDEVITKDFIKSTAGPQTATVMKKTR